TGAGAGGTGCGATGACCGTAGTGGTCCACGTGTACCGAAGGCTCCAGCAGGGTGGCAAAGCCAGCGAGGCTCGCCCGATACTGGAGGTCGAAGTCTTGTGATGAGCGCAACGGCCCGCCGCCGCCCAGCGCTTCATCGAAGCCACCAATCGCTGCAAAGAGCCTCCGTCGCGCTGCAAAATTTGCGCCCATTCCGTACGACGCTAGCCGAGACTGTTTGCTCACTCTGCGTCTTCGGGCGATCTTCCACTCCGGCACCACACCAGGCACGGTGCGGAGTTCATTCGGTGCGAGAACCTGACCGTAGAGCAGGCTGATGTCGGGATTGTGCGCGAATGCTCGCTCGATTTGTGCGAGCCAGTCGATGGGAGCTTTGCAGTCATCGTCTGTAAAGGCGATGATCTCGCCGCTGGAGCTGGCAATGCCCGTGTTGTACGCAGCAGAGAGTCCCACTCGCTTCGTATGAATGTAACGTAGATTGAGATATTGTGTCTGAAGTCGCCGTACGATGGCCGCTGTGCCATCATCGTCGCTTTGGTCAACCACCACGAGATCGAAGCTCGGATACTCGTTATTCAGCACGCTGCGCAGTGCCGTGCCGACCAGATCAGGCCGATTGCGCGTGCACAGCACCGCAGAAAGATGCAGAGGCAGCGTACCCGTGGTATCGGTCATGGCCGCCGAT
This genomic interval from Dehalococcoidia bacterium contains the following:
- a CDS encoding glycosyltransferase is translated as MTDTTGTLPLHLSAVLCTRNRPDLVGTALRSVLNNEYPSFDLVVVDQSDDDGTAAIVRRLQTQYLNLRYIHTKRVGLSAAYNTGIASSSGEIIAFTDDDCKAPIDWLAQIERAFAHNPDISLLYGQVLAPNELRTVPGVVPEWKIARRRRVSKQSRLASYGMGANFAARRRLFAAIGGFDEALGGGGPLRSSQDFDLQYRASLAGFATLLEPSVHVDHYGHRTSQEWPKTLTAYGVGNGAFYMKHIRCGDPAAAWMLGKDLGRELARCAIKPLLQRPHSRAYLAGMLQGMRQSLAYPIERARRTYVITTPR